The following are encoded together in the Candidatus Brocadia sp. genome:
- a CDS encoding site-specific DNA-methyltransferase has product MKKVGRLCNADGTPGVRLIYIDPPFATKQEFKGSQDQKAYQDKVAGARFVEFIRRRLVMLRDLLSINGNIVIHLDPRKMHYIKVVCDEVFGEENFINEIIWHKGREGGSSRSHASGSAIPTEYQNLLIYARQRSE; this is encoded by the coding sequence ATGAAAAAGGTCGGAAGGCTATGCAACGCAGACGGCACGCCCGGCGTGAGACTCATTTATATTGATCCACCGTTTGCAACGAAGCAGGAATTCAAAGGAAGCCAGGATCAGAAGGCATATCAAGACAAGGTGGCTGGTGCGCGATTTGTTGAATTCATTCGGCGTCGGTTGGTTATGCTTCGTGATCTTTTGTCTATAAATGGAAATATAGTAATTCATCTCGACCCCCGAAAGATGCATTACATAAAAGTTGTCTGCGATGAAGTTTTTGGTGAGGAAAACTTTATTAACGAAATTATTTGGCATAAGGGAAGAGAGGGAGGAAGTTCACGGTCACATGCGTCTGGCTCTGCCATACCGACTGAATATCAAAATCTTCTTATCTACGCACGACAGAGGTCTGAATGA
- the radC gene encoding DNA repair protein RadC: MRNQTKGKSKGIVSWPVEERPRERLLSRGPHSLTDAELIAILVRVGFQGTNAVELGRNLMKQFGSLRAMAEAPLSAMLDVKGLKGAKAAQLAAAMEIARRVSLPDGKKRIQIKGTAQAGEYVKERLRGLPDEYFRILYLNRQNRLLDDVLIAQGDVDGVKPPVRNIITHALRTNASSLIAAHNHPSGAIDPSESDIILTRDIISATRPLGMKILDHIIVGEETTYSFADSGLLDELELESFSPYPAKRKQMKIKESSL; this comes from the coding sequence ATGAGAAATCAAACTAAGGGGAAGTCAAAAGGTATTGTTTCGTGGCCTGTTGAGGAGCGGCCAAGAGAACGATTGCTAAGCAGAGGACCGCACTCATTGACCGATGCAGAATTGATTGCGATCCTGGTTAGAGTTGGGTTTCAGGGGACTAATGCTGTTGAATTGGGTCGCAACCTTATGAAACAATTTGGCTCATTGCGGGCAATGGCAGAGGCGCCGTTATCTGCGATGCTCGATGTTAAGGGTTTAAAGGGTGCAAAGGCCGCTCAACTGGCGGCAGCAATGGAAATTGCAAGGCGTGTTTCTCTGCCGGATGGCAAGAAACGCATTCAGATAAAAGGCACTGCGCAGGCAGGTGAATATGTGAAGGAGCGGTTAAGAGGTTTACCCGATGAGTATTTTAGGATTCTTTATCTGAATCGTCAAAATCGTCTGCTTGATGATGTGCTTATTGCGCAAGGTGATGTTGATGGTGTCAAACCACCTGTAAGGAACATAATTACCCATGCCCTGCGGACAAATGCAAGCAGTCTGATAGCAGCGCATAACCATCCTTCCGGGGCAATTGATCCGAGCGAATCAGATATAATACTGACCCGTGATATAATTTCAGCTACACGGCCGCTTGGCATGAAGATATTGGATCACATTATTGTTGGAGAAGAAACAACGTACAGCTTTGCAGATAGCGGGCTGCTTGACGAACTGGAACTGGAATCTTTTTCTCCGTATCCGGCAAAAAGAAAACAAATGAAAATTAAGGAGTCGTCATTATGA
- a CDS encoding DUF1016 domain-containing protein encodes MVQAYWHIEKVIVKGEQQGKQRAEYGTALIEELSKRLTIEYGQGFNKTNLWYMRQFYLSFQNLHALRGELTWTHYRLLLKIEKPETREFYINEAINSNWSTRELERQINSLLFERLALSRNKKGVLELAKKGHEINRTSDLVKDPYVLEFLGLEKREQYPGKDLEQALINHLQTFLLELGKGFSFVARQQRITLDGDHFYIDLVFYNRLTRSFVLIDLKVGKLTHQDIGQMQMYVNYYRSVQMLEGENEPIGILLCARKNDAIVKFTLPEGQKQIFVSKYVPYLPTEDELKAELLREKELVEMEFKLKKDIS; translated from the coding sequence ATGGTGCAGGCTTACTGGCATATTGAAAAAGTCATTGTGAAAGGGGAGCAGCAAGGTAAGCAGAGAGCCGAATATGGCACGGCACTTATTGAAGAGCTTTCTAAAAGACTGACAATTGAATACGGTCAGGGGTTTAACAAAACTAATCTTTGGTATATGAGGCAATTTTACCTTTCCTTCCAGAATCTCCACGCACTGCGTGGAGAATTGACCTGGACACATTACAGACTTTTATTGAAGATAGAAAAACCGGAGACACGAGAGTTTTATATAAACGAGGCGATTAACAGCAACTGGAGCACAAGAGAGCTTGAGCGGCAGATAAACTCCCTGCTCTTCGAGCGCCTTGCATTGAGCAGGAACAAAAAAGGTGTGCTCGAACTTGCGAAAAAGGGACACGAGATAAACAGGACTTCCGACCTTGTAAAAGACCCATACGTGCTTGAATTCCTCGGCCTGGAAAAACGGGAGCAATATCCCGGAAAAGACCTTGAACAGGCACTTATTAACCACCTCCAGACATTTCTGCTTGAACTTGGCAAGGGTTTTTCGTTTGTGGCACGGCAACAGCGCATCACTCTTGACGGTGATCATTTCTATATTGATCTTGTCTTTTACAACAGACTGACCCGCAGTTTTGTTCTCATAGACCTCAAGGTTGGGAAGTTGACGCATCAAGACATCGGACAGATGCAGATGTACGTAAATTATTACAGAAGTGTGCAGATGCTTGAGGGCGAAAACGAGCCAATCGGGATACTTCTCTGTGCCCGAAAAAATGATGCCATAGTGAAATTCACGCTTCCTGAAGGGCAGAAACAGATATTTGTCTCTAAATACGTCCCCTACCTGCCCACCGAAGATGAGCTAAAGGCCGAGTTGCTCCGCGAGAAGGAGCTTGTTGAGATGGAATTCAAGCTGAAAAAGGATATTTCATAA
- a CDS encoding ATP-dependent metallopeptidase FtsH/Yme1/Tma family protein — protein sequence MFKDFKKIPFKMPKKFSIWHIIIAFGFFILLQMYLMNPGVRDITYSDFKKLVKEGNVLECHITHTMIRGKLREIERGTTKNVIFITARVEDPDLVKDLESMGVRYAGHYESPWFKTFFFSWVMPLLILFVIWRFVFKRFGPASSIMTFGKSRGRLYAQEDLNVTFDDVAGIDEAKEELQEIIEFLKTPEKFRALGGKIPKGVLLVGAPGTGKTLLAKAVAGEAGVPFFNMSGSEFVEMFVGVGAARVRDLFNQADQKAPCIIFIDELDALGKARGTNPMGGHDEREQTLNQLLVEMDGFDSNKGVIIMGSTNRPEMLDTALLRPGRFDRQVVVDRPDLHGREAILKVHAKEVKLEKEINLHSIAAMTPGFVGADLANLVNEAALLAARRNKKAVGMPEFEEAIDRLMAGLEKKKRLMNKKEKEIVAHHESGHALVACSVPHADPVRKISMIPRGIGALGYTLQKPTEDRYLMTRAELLDRVAILLGGRVAEEIIFNEISTGAQNDLEKATEIAKLMVKEYGMSDKMGLVTFEQGDRPLFLSGGFAASKEYSEETAREIDLEIKKIMDESFHRVKALLTEKKEILQGMAKTLMEQEVIEGEELKKLLEELHKANGKNVPV from the coding sequence ATGTTCAAGGATTTCAAAAAAATACCGTTTAAAATGCCAAAAAAGTTTTCTATTTGGCATATTATTATCGCCTTTGGATTCTTTATCCTGCTGCAGATGTATTTGATGAATCCCGGAGTGAGGGACATCACGTACAGCGATTTTAAAAAGCTGGTCAAAGAGGGAAATGTCCTGGAATGCCATATTACCCATACAATGATTCGTGGCAAACTGCGTGAGATAGAACGTGGAACCACAAAAAATGTTATCTTTATTACGGCCCGCGTGGAAGATCCTGACCTGGTAAAAGACCTGGAATCCATGGGAGTCAGGTATGCAGGACATTATGAGAGCCCATGGTTTAAGACGTTCTTTTTCTCCTGGGTAATGCCATTATTAATTTTGTTTGTGATCTGGCGTTTTGTATTCAAACGATTCGGTCCCGCCAGCAGTATCATGACCTTTGGGAAAAGCAGGGGGCGTCTTTACGCACAAGAAGACCTGAATGTTACCTTTGACGACGTGGCGGGGATCGATGAGGCCAAGGAGGAACTACAAGAGATTATTGAATTTTTGAAGACACCTGAAAAATTTCGTGCCCTGGGTGGGAAAATACCAAAGGGCGTTTTGCTCGTGGGTGCCCCTGGAACAGGGAAAACCCTCCTGGCAAAGGCGGTGGCAGGTGAGGCCGGGGTCCCATTTTTTAATATGAGCGGTTCGGAGTTTGTCGAGATGTTTGTCGGCGTCGGTGCTGCGCGGGTGAGGGATTTGTTTAATCAGGCGGACCAGAAAGCGCCGTGTATTATCTTTATCGACGAACTTGATGCCCTTGGCAAGGCCCGCGGTACAAATCCTATGGGAGGACACGATGAGCGTGAACAGACATTAAACCAGTTACTGGTAGAGATGGATGGATTTGACTCCAATAAGGGAGTAATTATTATGGGCTCAACCAATCGCCCCGAGATGTTAGATACTGCCCTTTTAAGGCCAGGCAGGTTCGATCGTCAGGTAGTCGTTGACCGGCCAGATCTCCACGGCCGCGAAGCAATACTGAAAGTGCATGCAAAAGAGGTAAAATTGGAAAAGGAGATTAATTTGCATTCAATTGCCGCCATGACACCAGGGTTTGTCGGAGCAGACCTTGCCAATCTTGTGAACGAAGCAGCCTTACTTGCAGCACGAAGAAATAAAAAGGCAGTGGGTATGCCAGAATTTGAAGAGGCAATTGACCGCCTTATGGCAGGTCTCGAGAAGAAGAAGCGCCTGATGAATAAGAAAGAAAAGGAGATCGTTGCCCATCATGAATCAGGCCATGCGCTGGTTGCGTGCTCGGTGCCGCATGCAGACCCCGTTCGCAAGATTTCAATGATCCCCCGTGGTATCGGGGCGCTGGGATATACATTACAAAAACCAACCGAAGACCGATATCTCATGACCAGAGCAGAACTCCTCGATCGGGTTGCCATCTTACTGGGAGGACGGGTTGCAGAGGAAATTATTTTTAACGAAATATCAACAGGTGCTCAGAACGATTTAGAAAAGGCTACGGAAATTGCTAAGTTGATGGTAAAAGAATACGGTATGAGCGATAAGATGGGTTTGGTGACCTTCGAGCAAGGTGACAGGCCACTCTTTTTGAGCGGAGGGTTTGCTGCCAGTAAGGAATATAGCGAAGAGACGGCACGGGAGATAGATCTGGAAATTAAGAAGATAATGGATGAATCGTTCCATCGTGTAAAAGCATTATTAACCGAGAAAAAGGAAATTTTACAGGGTATGGCAAAGACACTTATGGAACAGGAGGTGATTGAGGGAGAAGAGCTTAAAAAACTCCTGGAGGAACTTCACAAAGCTAATGGGAAAAATGTGCCTGTGTAG
- a CDS encoding DUF1016 domain-containing protein, which yields MKTVISKEYLNFLNEIKTRIATARIQTVRSVNKKLIKLYWDIGKAIVERQKKYTWGDNIVEALARDLREAFPESVGFSGRNLWNMRRFYEEYKDKPFLQQLVAEIPWGHNLLIMEKLTDDKEREYYIRSSRDFGWSRNVLLNQIKAGAYPLSLKHKIHNFPKTLSVHLAEQADETIKSAYCLGFLGITKPVLERELEKRLVEKIKQFILELGFGFSFIGNQYRLTLGNNEYFIDLLFYNRKLKCLVALELKTGRFEPEYAGKMDFYLHLLDEQVKMKDENPSVGIILCADKDNIVVEYALRSVKKPIGVAEYYLTKRLPKAFKGKLPDVQDLKLPIQQELKQES from the coding sequence ATGAAAACCGTTATAAGCAAAGAGTATCTCAATTTCTTGAACGAGATTAAAACGCGTATCGCTACGGCGCGGATACAGACCGTTCGGTCGGTTAATAAAAAGCTGATAAAATTATACTGGGATATCGGCAAAGCAATTGTAGAGAGGCAGAAAAAATATACGTGGGGCGACAATATTGTTGAAGCTCTTGCCCGTGATTTGAGAGAGGCATTTCCGGAATCAGTTGGTTTTTCAGGAAGAAACCTCTGGAATATGCGCAGATTTTACGAGGAATATAAAGATAAGCCATTTCTGCAACAGCTTGTTGCAGAAATACCCTGGGGACATAATTTATTGATTATGGAGAAATTGACCGATGATAAAGAACGGGAATATTATATCAGATCGTCTCGTGATTTTGGTTGGTCAAGGAATGTGCTTCTCAACCAGATAAAAGCCGGTGCTTACCCACTTAGCCTGAAACATAAAATACATAATTTTCCAAAAACCCTGTCCGTGCATCTTGCCGAGCAGGCGGATGAAACCATAAAGAGCGCTTACTGCTTGGGTTTTCTTGGCATCACAAAGCCGGTTTTGGAACGAGAACTGGAAAAGAGGCTTGTGGAGAAAATAAAGCAATTCATATTAGAACTTGGGTTTGGATTTTCGTTTATCGGCAATCAGTACCGCCTGACATTGGGTAATAATGAATATTTTATCGATCTCTTGTTTTACAACCGAAAACTTAAATGTCTTGTGGCGCTTGAACTTAAAACCGGCAGGTTTGAACCCGAATACGCGGGGAAGATGGATTTTTATCTGCATCTTTTGGATGAACAGGTGAAGATGAAAGATGAGAATCCATCCGTAGGCATTATTTTATGCGCGGATAAAGATAACATAGTAGTTGAGTATGCGTTGCGCAGTGTCAAAAAACCAATAGGGGTGGCCGAATATTACCTCACAAAGAGACTGCCCAAGGCGTTCAAAGGAAAACTTCCTGATGTCCAGGACCTGAAACTGCCGATACAGCAGGAATTAAAGCAGGAATCATGA
- a CDS encoding type II toxin-antitoxin system RelE/ParE family toxin, whose protein sequence is MKIRFLKPAQRELDDAVAGYDSRSIGPGTQFLDDLDRTVRRIVAYPLSSPEIEPGLRRCLLSRFPYGIIYGVDNDTIVIIAIAHLHREPRYWADRLMNE, encoded by the coding sequence ATGAAAATCCGCTTTCTAAAACCTGCTCAACGTGAGCTTGACGATGCCGTTGCAGGGTACGATTCCCGCTCTATCGGGCCTGGAACTCAGTTTCTGGACGATCTGGATCGGACTGTCAGAAGGATAGTTGCTTATCCCCTTTCATCTCCGGAGATTGAACCTGGTCTCAGACGCTGCTTACTTTCAAGGTTCCCATATGGAATTATTTACGGTGTTGATAACGATACAATTGTTATTATTGCGATTGCACATTTGCATCGGGAACCACGATATTGGGCAGACAGACTAATGAATGAATAA
- a CDS encoding transcriptional regulator → MTNLQKLLQSKENEHIEFKSVQNNFHFEDLLKYVCALSNEGGGKLVLGVNNQRQIVGTAVFNDIEKLKIDVLNSQKVSRKVRIDVEELEQDGRRVLIIAVPTRPKGEAIAFNGAYFMRSGQSLVPMDSQTLKKIFNEYEDDFSAEVCNGVKFEDLDKDAIKRLKELWCKKSGNPDILRLEDRQALIDLGLIVDSLVTYATIILTGKKEIINRYLRNAEIIWEYRKDISSIEYQDRVDFREPFLLYFDKLWDKINSRNEIYPIQEGLFVFDIKAFNEEVIREAVLNAISHRDYKNQGSSFIKQYPTKIEIISPGGFLPGITPVNIIEVASKPRNRLIIEVLQKIGFVERSGPGVDKIFKQTIREGKGIPDYNGSTDFCVKLVIDAVVRDKKFVKYLERISNETMIIMIKLCVTDKNENH, encoded by the coding sequence ATGACTAATCTTCAAAAGCTTTTGCAAAGCAAAGAAAACGAACATATCGAATTTAAAAGCGTACAAAACAATTTTCACTTTGAGGATTTGCTTAAGTATGTATGCGCTTTGTCCAATGAAGGTGGTGGCAAACTTGTTCTTGGTGTTAACAATCAGAGACAGATTGTTGGTACTGCTGTATTTAACGACATTGAAAAATTAAAGATCGACGTTTTAAATTCTCAAAAGGTAAGTCGTAAGGTTAGAATCGATGTCGAGGAACTTGAACAGGATGGAAGAAGAGTTCTTATTATTGCTGTGCCTACTCGCCCAAAGGGAGAGGCAATTGCTTTTAATGGTGCATACTTTATGCGTAGCGGACAAAGTTTGGTACCGATGGATTCTCAAACATTGAAGAAGATATTTAATGAATACGAAGATGATTTTTCTGCTGAAGTATGTAATGGTGTTAAATTTGAAGATTTAGATAAAGACGCGATAAAACGGTTAAAAGAACTATGGTGTAAAAAATCAGGTAATCCGGATATTTTACGTTTAGAAGACCGACAGGCACTTATCGATTTAGGGTTGATTGTGGATAGTTTAGTAACTTATGCCACTATAATTCTAACAGGTAAAAAAGAAATAATTAATCGTTATTTGAGAAATGCCGAAATCATTTGGGAATATCGGAAGGATATTTCTTCAATTGAATATCAGGATAGAGTAGATTTTCGAGAACCCTTCTTGCTTTATTTTGACAAACTCTGGGATAAGATAAATAGTCGAAATGAAATATACCCCATTCAGGAAGGCTTATTTGTATTCGATATCAAGGCATTTAATGAAGAAGTTATAAGGGAAGCCGTATTAAACGCTATTAGCCATCGAGACTATAAGAACCAGGGTTCATCCTTCATCAAGCAATATCCAACGAAAATTGAAATCATTAGCCCGGGCGGATTCTTGCCAGGAATAACACCTGTAAATATTATTGAGGTTGCCAGCAAACCGAGAAATAGGCTGATCATTGAGGTATTGCAAAAAATAGGTTTTGTCGAAAGATCGGGACCGGGCGTGGATAAAATTTTCAAGCAAACCATCAGAGAAGGTAAGGGAATTCCGGATTATAACGGATCAACAGATTTTTGCGTAAAGCTAGTAATTGATGCGGTTGTCAGGGATAAAAAGTTTGTAAAATATTTGGAACGTATTTCTAACGAAACAATGATTATAATGATAAAGCTATGTGTTACAGATAAGAACGAAAATCATTGA
- a CDS encoding diguanylate cyclase — MALKTFISKYKYCAIGILIAMNCSMVTIFKLNGLAFGLVVLAFCCTLQFLINDEEHDKSIEKESNSISGRLFHRVMNIVPEIVYVSMFDGSVKYISDGIEKLIGYKPDEIYKTRNLLLDLVHPDDREKVSKQIQNLQNGSEATIEYRLLKKDRTYAWVSDHLNTIKNEWGIVTHYNGILINFDEKKRTDKNLQSLNARIHQLNDIVNHHAVRDSLTNIYNKRYSLVILQNEFNRARTQNKALSCLLMDIDHLEPINNRYGYFIGDRILTEVSRCLQKHIKSSDVVSRFGDDEFLIILPEIDNGELDRLSGLLVNAMENCFVKDEEKNLNIDFKVTVGASSITPQTKNITDLIEQANNALYAAKVVKKAHSKG, encoded by the coding sequence ATGGCGTTGAAGACATTTATCAGCAAATATAAGTATTGTGCTATTGGGATTTTGATTGCCATGAATTGCTCCATGGTAACTATTTTTAAGCTGAACGGGCTCGCTTTTGGCCTGGTAGTTCTGGCTTTTTGCTGTACCTTGCAGTTTCTGATTAATGACGAAGAACATGATAAATCAATTGAGAAGGAATCGAATTCCATTTCCGGGAGATTATTTCACAGGGTCATGAATATTGTTCCGGAGATTGTTTACGTCTCCATGTTTGACGGCTCTGTAAAATATATCAGTGATGGAATAGAAAAGCTGATAGGATACAAACCGGATGAAATTTACAAAACACGAAATTTGTTACTCGATCTGGTGCATCCCGATGATAGAGAAAAAGTGTCGAAACAGATACAAAACCTGCAAAATGGAAGTGAAGCAACGATAGAATATCGGTTATTAAAAAAAGACAGGACATATGCCTGGGTTTCCGATCATCTGAATACCATCAAAAATGAATGGGGCATTGTAACCCACTATAACGGCATTTTAATTAATTTTGATGAGAAGAAAAGAACCGACAAGAACCTGCAAAGCCTGAATGCCAGGATACATCAATTAAATGACATTGTCAATCATCATGCGGTGCGGGATAGCTTAACGAATATTTACAACAAGCGATATTCACTCGTAATCCTGCAGAATGAGTTTAACCGGGCACGGACACAAAATAAGGCATTATCCTGTCTGCTGATGGATATTGACCATCTTGAGCCGATCAATAACCGGTATGGATATTTTATCGGAGACCGCATTCTTACAGAAGTCTCAAGATGTCTCCAAAAACATATTAAATCATCTGATGTAGTCTCCCGGTTTGGAGACGACGAATTCTTGATTATATTACCGGAGATCGATAACGGAGAACTGGACAGGTTATCAGGTCTGTTGGTAAATGCAATGGAAAATTGTTTCGTAAAAGACGAGGAAAAAAATCTGAACATTGATTTTAAAGTAACGGTAGGAGCAAGTTCCATCACTCCGCAGACAAAAAACATCACCGATTTAATTGAACAGGCAAACAATGCCCTCTATGCCGCCAAAGTAGTGAAGAAGGCACATTCGAAAGGGTGA
- a CDS encoding DUF1829 domain-containing protein: MIFSWDDTRKIRSENLTALAVLNDQDKEIMPDTVHALKAYEIEPT; encoded by the coding sequence ATGATTTTTTCCTGGGATGATACCAGAAAGATAAGGTCAGAAAATTTGACTGCTCTAGCTGTGCTCAATGATCAGGACAAAGAAATCATGCCTGACACCGTACATGCATTAAAGGCTTATGAAATCGAACCTACTTGA
- a CDS encoding addiction module protein, with product MATIKNKLMENIQALSDIEKLELVDSILMQLDKPDPDIDRVWAREARKRWQAYKAGKLETVSYEQVMEKYRTR from the coding sequence ATGGCAACCATTAAAAATAAACTGATGGAAAATATTCAAGCTTTGTCGGATATTGAAAAGCTCGAACTCGTTGATTCAATTCTTATGCAACTGGATAAACCAGACCCGGATATTGATCGTGTATGGGCGAGAGAGGCACGAAAACGCTGGCAGGCATACAAGGCAGGCAAATTAGAAACAGTATCTTATGAACAGGTAATGGAAAAGTATCGCACCAGATGA
- a CDS encoding DUF1829 domain-containing protein → MSVLDCDQLVETYAHWLKEKVKKEPERILRAINHPTKNNVSAMIFSWDDARKIRSENSIAIAVLNDQDKEITPDAIHALKTYEIEPIVWSKREGYIEKLVA, encoded by the coding sequence ATGAGCGTTTTGGATTGCGATCAGCTTGTAGAAACCTATGCACACTGGCTTAAAGAAAAAGTAAAAAAAGAACCAGAAAGGATTTTGAGGGCAATTAATCATCCCACAAAAAATAACGTTTCTGCTATGATTTTTTCCTGGGACGATGCCAGAAAAATACGATCAGAAAATTCGATTGCAATAGCTGTACTCAATGACCAGGACAAAGAAATTACTCCTGACGCTATACACGCCTTAAAGACCTATGAAATCGAACCGATTGTATGGAGTAAACGGGAAGGATATATTGAAAAGCTTGTTGCTTAG
- a CDS encoding site-specific DNA-methyltransferase, translated as MGPYKLSTVKGIEKDSNGWYYTRGRMGRQPAQWEVDAGIGKKTYVSDNPTETKEEVLKKITSPDAKYVSRGDVWNSDVITQTKITEYPTEKPEDLLSLIIEAGTELGDIVLDCFAGSGTTLAIAEKLGRRWIGVDCGKLAIYTMQKRLLNITESMDLENPRKKYGKQCKPFTLYNAGLYDFSKLKELSWDSWRFFALQLFQCRDEPHTIGGIRLDGYLKSASVLIFNHMKEKGVRIDEETIESLHEALGTRIGNRLFIIAPALTFDFQQDYITLGSVRYYALRIPYSIINELHQREFTCLKQPSDEMAVNDTVEAVGFDFIRTPELKFECGVRKGKGESQDTAYIKIKTFKSEAVVREPMRKKGNLETLSMAMLDYDFDDNSQVFDLDAVFYADALEKAGWALTFPIDSIGKKIMAVFIDIYGNEARVVIEPEQFGITSPKKKKGKQ; from the coding sequence TTGGGTCCGTACAAACTTTCAACGGTCAAAGGAATAGAGAAAGATTCAAATGGTTGGTACTATACTCGTGGTCGCATGGGACGACAGCCTGCTCAGTGGGAAGTAGATGCAGGTATAGGGAAAAAAACCTATGTTAGCGATAACCCAACAGAAACAAAAGAAGAGGTATTAAAGAAGATTACATCACCGGATGCTAAATATGTTTCGAGAGGCGATGTGTGGAATAGCGATGTAATTACGCAAACAAAAATCACTGAATACCCAACAGAAAAACCTGAGGATCTGCTATCTTTGATTATTGAGGCTGGAACGGAACTAGGCGATATTGTCCTTGACTGTTTTGCAGGTTCAGGGACTACACTTGCCATTGCTGAAAAACTCGGCAGACGCTGGATTGGTGTGGACTGCGGCAAGTTGGCAATTTATACAATGCAGAAACGTCTTTTGAATATTACTGAAAGTATGGATTTAGAAAATCCCAGAAAGAAATATGGCAAGCAATGCAAGCCATTTACCCTCTATAATGCTGGTCTTTATGACTTTTCAAAGCTGAAAGAACTTTCATGGGATTCGTGGAGGTTTTTTGCCCTACAGCTTTTCCAATGCCGAGATGAGCCTCATACTATTGGTGGCATTAGGCTTGACGGCTATCTGAAAAGCGCAAGTGTCCTCATCTTTAATCACATGAAGGAGAAGGGTGTGAGAATTGATGAAGAAACAATAGAGAGCCTTCATGAAGCGCTTGGCACGCGTATCGGCAATAGGCTTTTCATCATAGCACCTGCTTTGACATTTGACTTTCAGCAAGACTACATAACATTAGGCAGTGTTCGTTATTATGCCTTACGAATACCGTATTCTATTATTAACGAGCTTCATCAGCGGGAGTTTACCTGCCTGAAACAGCCTTCGGATGAAATGGCGGTCAATGATACGGTTGAAGCTGTCGGCTTTGATTTCATCAGGACACCGGAATTAAAGTTTGAGTGTGGCGTAAGAAAAGGAAAAGGTGAATCTCAGGATACGGCATATATTAAAATCAAGACCTTCAAGAGTGAAGCGGTTGTCAGAGAGCCTATGCGCAAAAAAGGAAATCTGGAGACACTTTCAATGGCTATGCTGGATTACGACTTTGATGATAATTCACAGGTCTTTGACCTTGATGCCGTCTTTTATGCCGATGCGCTTGAAAAAGCTGGATGGGCGCTTACCTTTCCCATTGATTCGATAGGCAAAAAGATAATGGCGGTCTTTATTGATATTTATGGCAATGAGGCGCGGGTTGTTATTGAGCCAGAGCAGTTCGGAATTACTTCGCCAAAGAAAAAAAAGGGGAAACAGTAA